From the Paenibacillus sp. MMS20-IR301 genome, the window CGTTCTTTATTAAGAACATATTTAGATATACAGTGATAAATAGAGATAAATCAAGAAAAACAATGATTTTCGTTCGTTATAAAGGAAATACAGAAGTAAATGACGGTTTTCTTTTTGAAACAATACAGTTATGATTTCATTACCGAAACGTTCTTAATAAAGAACGATAATAACGAACAGATAAACAGATTTTTGAGGGGAGGACTTCCTCTGAAACCCAGATCTAAAAAAAGGGTAAACACGGGCTCCAAAATAGGATTGCGTTCCCTGCAGTCAGGCGTGGTAATCTCTCTGCTCTTCCTGTGTACTTCACAGCAGATCGGCAATACCTACGGCGGCTTTACCGATGCAGCCCAATTGGAGAGTGAGATCAGCTTCTGTGCAGTATTTCCCGAGACGTTCAAAGAACAGCTTATTCAGTTCAAAGGCCATGTTACTGCCGCAGTTCTGTTAGCTGCATCCCTTAAGGACTACAGCTTCCCGCAAAGCTATCAGGGAATATCATCCATAGAGAGCATGTCGCTGACTGAGCTGGACGCTGCCGAACAACATCTCTCAGAACAGTTATCAGAGCTTAATTCCGGTCTGAAGCAAGCAGATATCCAATTGAATGCTAACCAGCAAACCTGGAATGAGCTAACCGCAGAAATAAACGCTGCAGCCGCAGGACTCGCGGTAATCGGAGGATATATGAACAACCTTGATCCTTATTGTCTTGAAATTACTGATGATCAGTTCTTCAGCGAATTCCAGAGCAGCCTCTCGCAGAGCGACGTGCTGTCAGAAACATTGACCGCTTCATTAAACGGAATTATCCAGTACCTGCAGTCACTGCATGATCCGGATACAGCTTATTCCCTGACCGTCAGCGACTTGGTCTATGGTCCCCTTGGTTTCAGCCAGGAGGCGGTTTCACAGCGGTTCATCTTCCCGGTCACGGCCACTCTGCCGGAGGATAATATATCAGGCACTCTGCTCTCCACTTACAACAGTCTTAATTCCTCACTGCTTAGCCTGAAAGACAGTGCGGCTTCCAGCATAGCGGAAATCGGCAGCCAGCAGCAGCTGATCAGCGAGACCCGCAGCGTACGCCTGGAAGAGGAGGAGCAGGCGCGTCTCGCGGAACAGGCGAAGAAAGATGAAGAAGCGAAGCAGGCTCTGGAGAAGCAGAAGGCGGCGGAGGCCAAAGAAAAGGCGGAGGCCGAGGAGAAGGCTGCTGCCAAGCCTGAGGACGGGACTAAACCAGAAGACACTTCCGCAGACAAACCGGGCGAAGTCACAGACCTCCCGGATCCGGCCGGAAGCGGGCAGCCAGAACCTGCCGCAACACCGGCACCTGAATTAACTGAAGCCACGGCACAGGAACCGCAAGCCACGGCAAGCCCTGTACCTGAGCCAGAACCTGCACCAGATCTCTCTAACTCCCAACAAGACAAAGGCGGAGATTAACATGAAGATTAGAAAATGGATTAGTAACCTGCTCTCTACAGCTATGCTCCTGATCTTCATCCTGCTGGTAGCAGCCGTAGTCGTATCCAAGAGCTCCGGCGGTGAGCCTTCCTTCTTCGGGTATGAAATCAAAACCGTGCTCTCCGGCTCCATGGAGCCAGGCATCCAGACCGGTTCGATTGTAGCCCTGAAGCCTGGCGGAGATATGAACCGGTTCCAGAAGGGGGATGTCATCACCTTCAGAAGCGAGGACAATATTCTGATTACCCACCGGATCGTTGAAGCCACACTTAATTCTGCAACCGGTGAGGCTCTATACCGCACAAAAGGTGATAACAATGATGCTCCTGACATGAATCCTGTCAGCTCGGCCAATGTTGTCGCACAGTACACCGGAACCACTATCCCGTATGTCGGGTATGCCATGAACTTCGCCGTCTCCAAAGCCGGCAGTATAATCCTTATGATTGTGCCGGGCCTGATGCTGCTGTTCTATGCACTCTACAGTTCGTGGAAAGCGCTGAGTGCACTTGAAAAGAAAAACGCGGCACTATCCGCTCCTTCCGCACCCGAAACACCGCAATAATTGTTGTTACCTTCCGTTTACGAACCGGAAGATACAAATATATAGGCGCTGCCTACAACTAATCTCAAACAATTAGAGGAGGAATTATTAATGGGTATCAAGAAAACTTTGGGTCTTGGCGTTGCATCGGCTGCACTTGGTTTGTCTTTAATCGGCGGAGGAACCTTCGCTTACTTCAGCGACACTGCACAGAGCACAGCAACTTTCGCAGCAGGTACACTCGATCTGACTTCGGATCCTTCTGTCATCGTTGATATTTCCAACCTGAAGCCGGGCGATACTGTAACTAAGAACTTCAAACTGAAAAACTCCGGCACCCTTGATATCGGTTCAATCAAGCTCAAAACGACTTCAGAGGTAACCGATACGCTCGGCGACAACAATGGCGTTGACCTGAATAAGTTCATTAAAGTGAAATTCCTCGTGAATAAAGACAAAGCGACCCTCACTTCACCGACAGTGGTCTATGAGACTACACTCGCTGATCTGAAGAATATCACCCCGGATCTTGTAGATAACACCGGAACTTTCATTGAGCAGCTCTTCACTGAAGCTGACGGCATCAAAGCCGGTACGGAGGACAGCTTCACAGTACAGTTTGAATTCGTGGATTCCGGCGAAGCACAGAACTATTTCCAGAAAGATAAAATCAAACTGATCTGGGATTTCGAAGCTAAACAAGGTGCTAAGAAAGCCTACTAAGAACTGATGCGTTGTCTAAAAGCAGTATATCTGAAGCCGGCAACGGTCAAGGTATACTGCTTTTTCTCCCGCCCGCATGATTTTTGTCGGTTTTGCGAATTTTTGTTATACTAGTGTCAAAAAGTACGGAGGGCGTTGTAATCATGTCAGATAATATGGGAAGCCGCATCCATAGGCTTCGTCAGGAGAAGGGTTATTCTCTATCCGAACTGGCGGACAAGGCTGACGTGGCGAAATCATACTTAAGCAATGTGGAACGGAATATTCAATCCAACCCCTCCATTCAATTTATCGAAAAGATTGCTGACGCGCTTCAGGTATCCATTCATGTTTTGCTGTATGGCGGACTCGCTGAGACCGAAGAACCGGCTCTGGACGGAGAATGGTTCAGCCTGGTTCAGGAGGCTATGGCTTCCGGTATAAGCAAGCGTGAATTTAAGGAATTTCTTGATTACCAGAAATGGCGGCTGGACCAGAAGGATAATTGAACAGAATGATCCGGTAAAGCCAGGCGCGGTCCGCTGCACCCGGTTATGCCCCTGCCCGGGAATACAGAAAAGGGCACAGCGTTCTAATCGCTGTGCCCTTTTCTGTATGTATCCCTGCAAGACTGGTTATCCTACATCGCCTGAAGTGCCTTCTCATTAAAAAAACGGCGGATCTCATCCGCCTGGATACCGGCCCGCTTAGCAGCCATGAGCAGATATACCCATTCTAAATCCAGATCAACTGCCTGAAGCTCATCATTCCCCTGGTTGGACTGATCCAAGAAATCTCCTCCTAGAATTTTTCTCGTCCCCAGGCAGTCCGGCCATCATAGTATTTCTACTTTAGATCCGAGACTTTGTGCCCCTGCCTTTCAGCAGGTTTACCCTTTACTGGACCCTTTGTTTTGAAAGGATCTGGATAAAATCAATGAAACCGTTCTCCGCAATAACATTATACAAGAACTTTAACGAAAAGTGTGTCGATATCTGGAATTTTTTTATGTTAAGTTGTGAAGAACCTTAGCTGAAATTGCCTACAGCTTGTATAAATATTCCCATTTTTATTTCAAGCGCCCTCATTCCGTTTAAATATAGTTATTATAGACTTCGCTTCCGTGACACAATATAAGAGTAATTACCCAATTTTATGTTTTGCAACTACAAAAATTCTTAAAAATTTTATTTTTATTTTTTATAGTTTGAACTGGAAAGCTACCTGTTGATTTAGGATACAGGAATGCCCAAAGAGCTTCTTGCTGAACGGCCGAAATTCATTCTATTGTATTCACCTTCTATCCGCGCGACAGCTTATTGTACACGATTGCTGGCCTTCGCTCCCACTAAGGAAGCCAAGCGTGGTGTTGGAGCAAGTTATAGAGGGTCAATCCCCTCTGTCTGGTTCAAATACACTCCCAATCTGACGCATACGGACACCACAGCCTTTGTTCGCTCGAAAAAGGCCATTGGGGCGGGCTTACGGACATGACGGCCCTTATCCGCCGCTTTTCATAGGCAAAATCCACTTTTCCGGTGAAATAACGGCGCTGATGTCCTTAAGGTCCGGCACTCAGGTAGCTTTCTGCAGGCTTAACGTCTCTCATGTCCGTAACGCTAAGCTGGTCCCTTGAACAACCGTTGCGTGGCTGGCTGCATTTTTTAATGGTGGGTACATTCAACCCATTTACCTGCGCGCGGCAGCTCATTGTACATGATTTTCCGCTTAAAGATGAGTTTTGGACTTCCGGCCGCCGTTATTTCCAAATTTTTTGCTGATTACCGCTGTTTATGGTGAACATTCTGTAATTCAGGTTTTCTAAAGTATTTTAGTACAATCTATATAGCATTTTTCTTTACTCCGGCCTTGCCTATAAGATTTATGATTGTTCCGTATGAATCTCATGTTGAATCATACCGTTTTGCGAACGGATTGCCCGAAAGTATGAATTGATTACCCTGCCGGAAAGTAGCACAATAATGGTGAGAATGAAACCGCAAACATTGCAGCTCCGCCTGGTGGCACACTTGTATGCCGCGTGTGGAGTTTATCCGTTAGGAGGACCTATTCATGGCCATCAAAGAGCCCTATACCCATTCCGTCTGGAGCAAATACTACGGCCCCAACCTGGGCTACATCCAGGAGAAATATGAGCAATTCGTCCACAACCCGGCTTCCGTCGAGCCTCACTACCGTGATCTGTTCACTGTATCCGGTCCGCCTCCGCTCGCCCCTGAGACCGACAAGACGCCTCCACCGGCAATTTCCGGGGATACCGAGTGGCTCAGAAAGGCCGTAAAGGCCTCCAAGCTGATGGCCAACATCCGGATCTACGGTCATATGGCTGCGGATATTGATCCGCTGGAGCGGAGCAGCAACCCGATGGCGAAATGGCTGGAGATTGAGACTTACGAGCTCACCCGCGAAGACCTGAATGCCCTGCCCGCATCGCTGATCTGGGAGAATGCCCCGGAGGGCGTGCATACTGCCATGGATGCCGTTCACCGGATGCGCCAGGCATACACGCAGACTATTGCCTATGAGTTCGGGCATGTGCATGATGAACGTGAGCTGCGCTGGCTTAACAGCCAGGCTGAATCGACCACCTCACCGGCTCCCTTGAACAATGCAGAACGCAAGGAGCTGCTGAAGCGGCTGATTCAGGTAGAGCAGTTCGAGACCTTCCTGCATAAGACATTCGTCGGCCAGAAGCGCTTCAGCCTGGAAGGCAATGATGCCCTTGTCCCTATGCTGGATGAGATTGTACGGGCTGCCGCCCATGACGGCGCTGAACATATTCTTATGGGGATGGCTCACCGCGGAAGACTAAACGTGCTTGCCCATATTCTGGGCAAACCTTATGATATTATTTTCTCGGAATTCCACCACTCGCCGAACAAGGAGCTGTTCCCGTCCGAAGGCTCCATGGGGATTAACTATGGCTGGACCGGCGATGTGAAATACCATCTGGGAGCTGACCGGGCTGTCCGTGAGGGCGAAACCGTGCGCACCCGGATTACGCTCGCCAACAACCCGAGCCATCTGGAGTTCGTTAATCCTGTAGTAGAAGGCTTCACACGCGCAGCACAGGAGGAACGCAGTGCTCCGGGCTTGCCTAAGCTGAATACGAATAAGGCGATGGCTGTACTGATGCACGGCGACGCCGCTTTTCCGGGCGAAGGTATTGTTGCTGAAACTCTTAATATCGGCAAACTGCAAGGTTATCAAAACGGCGGTACTGTGCATATTATCGTCAATAACCGGATCGGCTTCACTACGGAAAGTGAAGATTCCCGCTCCACCCACTATGCCAGTGACCTTGCCAAAGGCTATGAGATTCCGGTGGTGCATGTTAATGCAGATGATCCGGAAGCCTGCATTGCTGCCGTCCGGCTGGCCAGTGCTTACCGCCACCAGTTCAAGAAGGATTTCCTGATTGATCTGATCGGCTACCGCCGCCACGGCCATAACGAAATGGATGATCCGGATACTACCCAGCCGCTGGTCTACAGCAAGGTCCGCAGTCATCCTACAGTCTACCGGGTATACGCTGAACGGCTGCAGCGCGAGAAGGTGGTTACCGCGGAGGATGTGCAGCGGATGATTACGGATGCCGATCAGGTGCTGCAGCAGGCCTTCGACCAGATGAAGGAAGGCAAACAGAAGAGCGCGGAATCCAAAGCCTCCGTAGCCCTGGACACATCTTCTCCGCCTCAGCGCATGACAGCAGTTCCGCTGTCCAGTCTGCAGGAGATCAACCGTGAGCTGCTTAGCGTTCCGGATGGCTTCACAGTCTATCCGAAGCTGGAGCGGATTCTGAAGCGCCGCAAGGATTCCCTGAATGACGGTGAACGGGTCGACTGGGCGCTCGCCGAAACGCTGGCCTTCGCCACCATCCTGAAGGACGGCACTCCGATCCGGCTCAGCGGCCAGGATTCACAGCGCGGCACCTTTGCCCACCGGCATCTGGTCCTCCATGACAGTGAGAGCGGTGAACTTTTCTCTCCGCTGCATCAGCTGACGAATTCCCGCGCCTCCTTCGGCGTCTACAACAGCCCGCTGTCGGAAGCCTCTGTACTCGGCTATGAATATGGCTATAATGTTTTTGCACCGGAGACCTTCGTGCTCTGGGAAGCGCAGTACGGCGATTTCGCCAATGCCGCCCAGGTCATTATAGACCAGTTCATCGCCGCCGGCCGGGCCAAATGGACACAGCGCAGCAATCTTACCATCCTGCTCCCTCATGGCTATGAAGGCCAGGGGCCGGAGCACTCGAGCGGCAGGCTGGAGCGTTTTCTGCAGCTGTCTGCAGAGGAGAACTGGACTGTCGCGAACCTGACCTCCGCCGCCCAGTATTTCCACCTGCTGCGCCGCCAGGCTGCCCTGTGCGGCCAGGGGGATGCCCGGCCGCTGGTTATCATGGCACCGAAGAGTCTGATCCGCAATCCGCGCAGCACCTCAGCCGGAGCAGACCTCGCCTCCGGCACCTTCCAGCCGGTGCTGCCCGAGCCGCTGCTTGGCAAGAATCCCGGCGAGGTCAAGCGCCTCGTCGTGTGCAGCGGCAAGGTCGCTATCGACCTGCAGGCTGAGCTTGAGGGAGCGCGCGGCCAGGACTTCTCCTGGCTCCATATTCTCCGCCTGGAGCAGCTGTATCCGTTCCCGGAACGTGAGCTTGGCACCTATCTCAGCAGCTTCGGCTCCCTGGAGGAGATCGTCTGGGTGCAGGAGGAACCGAAGAATATGGGCGGCTGGAGCTATGCCGAACCCCGCCTGCGGGCTATCGCCCCGCAGCAGGCGGTCCAGTACATCGGCCGTCCGGAGCGCTCCAGCCCGGCCAGCGGCTATGCGGATGTACACAGCTTCGAGCAGCGGCGCATCGTTAGGGAAGCCCTGAAGTTAAATGCCCCTATACAAGCACCTGTACCGTCCTCCTGAACGCAGGAGGCGGACTCATAATAACGTAATTCACTATATTTGGGGAGGTAACGGCCTGTGTCCGAAATTAAAGTACCCGATCTGGGCGAATCCATTTCCGAGGGAACCATCTACAAATGGCTGGTGAAAGAGGGCGACACTGTCGGCCAGGGTGATGTGCTCGCGGAGCTTGAGACCGATAAGGTCAATCTGGAGATCAGTGCGGAGGAGGATGGCGTAATCTCCTCCATCCTG encodes:
- the sipW gene encoding signal peptidase I SipW; protein product: MKIRKWISNLLSTAMLLIFILLVAAVVVSKSSGGEPSFFGYEIKTVLSGSMEPGIQTGSIVALKPGGDMNRFQKGDVITFRSEDNILITHRIVEATLNSATGEALYRTKGDNNDAPDMNPVSSANVVAQYTGTTIPYVGYAMNFAVSKAGSIILMIVPGLMLLFYALYSSWKALSALEKKNAALSAPSAPETPQ
- a CDS encoding TasA family protein, translating into MGIKKTLGLGVASAALGLSLIGGGTFAYFSDTAQSTATFAAGTLDLTSDPSVIVDISNLKPGDTVTKNFKLKNSGTLDIGSIKLKTTSEVTDTLGDNNGVDLNKFIKVKFLVNKDKATLTSPTVVYETTLADLKNITPDLVDNTGTFIEQLFTEADGIKAGTEDSFTVQFEFVDSGEAQNYFQKDKIKLIWDFEAKQGAKKAY
- a CDS encoding helix-turn-helix domain-containing protein gives rise to the protein MSDNMGSRIHRLRQEKGYSLSELADKADVAKSYLSNVERNIQSNPSIQFIEKIADALQVSIHVLLYGGLAETEEPALDGEWFSLVQEAMASGISKREFKEFLDYQKWRLDQKDN
- a CDS encoding anti-repressor SinI family protein is translated as MDQSNQGNDELQAVDLDLEWVYLLMAAKRAGIQADEIRRFFNEKALQAM
- a CDS encoding 2-oxoglutarate dehydrogenase E1 component; the protein is MAIKEPYTHSVWSKYYGPNLGYIQEKYEQFVHNPASVEPHYRDLFTVSGPPPLAPETDKTPPPAISGDTEWLRKAVKASKLMANIRIYGHMAADIDPLERSSNPMAKWLEIETYELTREDLNALPASLIWENAPEGVHTAMDAVHRMRQAYTQTIAYEFGHVHDERELRWLNSQAESTTSPAPLNNAERKELLKRLIQVEQFETFLHKTFVGQKRFSLEGNDALVPMLDEIVRAAAHDGAEHILMGMAHRGRLNVLAHILGKPYDIIFSEFHHSPNKELFPSEGSMGINYGWTGDVKYHLGADRAVREGETVRTRITLANNPSHLEFVNPVVEGFTRAAQEERSAPGLPKLNTNKAMAVLMHGDAAFPGEGIVAETLNIGKLQGYQNGGTVHIIVNNRIGFTTESEDSRSTHYASDLAKGYEIPVVHVNADDPEACIAAVRLASAYRHQFKKDFLIDLIGYRRHGHNEMDDPDTTQPLVYSKVRSHPTVYRVYAERLQREKVVTAEDVQRMITDADQVLQQAFDQMKEGKQKSAESKASVALDTSSPPQRMTAVPLSSLQEINRELLSVPDGFTVYPKLERILKRRKDSLNDGERVDWALAETLAFATILKDGTPIRLSGQDSQRGTFAHRHLVLHDSESGELFSPLHQLTNSRASFGVYNSPLSEASVLGYEYGYNVFAPETFVLWEAQYGDFANAAQVIIDQFIAAGRAKWTQRSNLTILLPHGYEGQGPEHSSGRLERFLQLSAEENWTVANLTSAAQYFHLLRRQAALCGQGDARPLVIMAPKSLIRNPRSTSAGADLASGTFQPVLPEPLLGKNPGEVKRLVVCSGKVAIDLQAELEGARGQDFSWLHILRLEQLYPFPERELGTYLSSFGSLEEIVWVQEEPKNMGGWSYAEPRLRAIAPQQAVQYIGRPERSSPASGYADVHSFEQRRIVREALKLNAPIQAPVPSS